One Moorella sp. E308F DNA segment encodes these proteins:
- a CDS encoding ATP-binding protein, translating to MLSVLDTCRPRPEILAGTFNPEVFTASLSPIIEYYRSGRGVIDNIYTDAELFFREATYPTHGLRLTLGEVFGRLAGDMTVPAIHRLETAFGGGKTHTLIACTHIAHRGTELRGLIEDFLDPQLLPAPGSVAVVGVAGDEIPVHKPQGNALVPYTLWGEIAYQIGGEELYRQVEEEAGSYAAPGKTYFERVLGGRRAIIMLDELAQYAARLEAARPDGANQLAAFLMGLDGYARNHPGIAVILTLASATDAFARQTEHLARLVSQVRGEEVSEDDALGIGEKAVKGVASVVARDAVQVTPVHAAEIASVLAKRLFLSIDREAARETAAEYIAMYRRNATMLPQEATSDDFQGRLLASYPFHPTLIDFLNNKLASAENFQGTRGVLRVLALAVRSLWQKQQAVPMIHACHLDLRSDRVVNEILGRTGSSDLLFVLNADVGGVDTDTLEGGRSNAEIADQRNPHPEGRPLYEYTWKTVFLHSLVGREEGLDSKIFGLTEAEALFAVSFPGLTPTQVRMALEEINESAFYLRYEQGKYFASPEPTINNILARIRNTITARQVQDLLEATARKIITGGSGLFHIEHDVALPEHLPDGKGRPVLGVVALGAETIDVEAMVTTRGVNTPRQQQNLIFLLVPETVTVQGMYDEGELFANRGVQIQEARQRIETIARQVQAMRLLSDRPQSYGLNPRRLAEEDFQKRFSEREQGLVTTVASIYTRFYYPGAGGHIIRRDLKTAGGEGGIPFIEQIREILIKDGELLTASNTTHADLINLSKLFFDHGDTITLAKLRDNFACVRSWPVLENAAVFEQIIRAGVQKGVWCLYRMGTADSLKPAEFYHQENGIPMGVNLAAEGYGLITVQGAKQRGWIAAHRPDSDKMGDDVFSTVSGSGAVKIEEVAENLTEKYGEIPGPDFQEAVVNLVKKGRLLAFRGTPDQQEKPELIQGPAAVLYTPQKGDVLITPAKAAERGWLKASGQTLTLEGREGTEKILPLLGRLGSIYNRGARTTIKMLELTDLELPEGGLMRIELTDVTPGSMKALGELFEVLAGAVAKGERTEAFLEIENPDEDCPFIKELKKSKSADKGSGG from the coding sequence TTGCTATCGGTACTAGATACATGCCGGCCGCGTCCCGAGATCCTGGCCGGCACATTTAACCCCGAGGTTTTTACAGCATCCTTGAGTCCCATCATCGAGTATTACCGCAGCGGCCGGGGCGTCATAGATAATATTTACACCGACGCGGAACTTTTTTTCCGCGAGGCCACCTACCCGACACATGGCCTGCGCCTGACCCTGGGGGAAGTTTTTGGCCGCCTCGCTGGTGATATGACGGTGCCGGCTATCCACCGCCTGGAAACGGCTTTTGGTGGCGGTAAGACCCATACCCTGATCGCCTGCACCCACATTGCCCACCGGGGTACAGAACTAAGGGGCTTGATCGAAGATTTTCTCGACCCGCAGCTTCTCCCGGCGCCCGGTTCAGTCGCTGTCGTTGGCGTGGCAGGGGACGAGATCCCAGTACATAAACCGCAAGGCAATGCCCTGGTCCCCTATACCCTCTGGGGAGAGATTGCCTATCAAATCGGCGGCGAGGAGCTCTACCGCCAGGTGGAAGAGGAGGCCGGCTCCTATGCCGCACCCGGCAAGACGTATTTTGAGAGGGTGCTGGGAGGGCGGAGGGCCATTATCATGCTGGATGAGCTGGCCCAGTACGCGGCCCGCCTGGAAGCGGCCCGGCCCGATGGGGCCAACCAGCTTGCTGCCTTTCTAATGGGTCTGGACGGTTATGCCCGCAACCATCCCGGCATTGCCGTCATCCTTACCCTGGCCAGCGCCACCGATGCCTTTGCCCGCCAGACGGAGCATTTGGCCAGGCTCGTCAGCCAGGTGCGCGGTGAAGAGGTCAGTGAAGATGACGCCCTGGGGATTGGCGAAAAAGCCGTCAAGGGCGTAGCCAGCGTGGTGGCCCGCGACGCCGTCCAGGTTACCCCGGTGCATGCCGCCGAGATCGCTTCCGTCCTGGCCAAACGCCTTTTTTTATCCATAGACCGCGAAGCTGCCAGGGAGACGGCGGCGGAATATATCGCCATGTACCGCCGCAACGCTACCATGCTTCCCCAGGAAGCCACCAGCGATGATTTCCAGGGCCGATTGCTTGCCAGCTATCCCTTCCACCCCACCTTGATAGATTTCCTGAATAACAAGCTGGCCAGTGCCGAGAACTTCCAGGGCACGCGCGGCGTCCTGCGGGTGCTGGCCCTGGCCGTCCGCAGCCTGTGGCAAAAGCAGCAGGCCGTGCCCATGATCCACGCCTGTCACCTGGACCTGCGCTCGGATCGGGTGGTCAATGAGATCCTTGGCCGCACCGGCAGCTCCGACCTGCTTTTCGTCCTTAATGCCGATGTGGGCGGTGTCGATACCGACACTCTCGAGGGCGGTCGCAGCAATGCCGAGATTGCCGACCAGCGCAACCCCCACCCGGAGGGGCGCCCCCTTTACGAGTACACCTGGAAGACGGTTTTTCTCCACAGCCTGGTGGGGCGTGAAGAGGGCCTGGACTCCAAAATCTTCGGCCTCACCGAGGCCGAGGCCCTGTTCGCCGTATCCTTTCCCGGCCTGACGCCGACCCAGGTGCGCATGGCCTTAGAGGAGATAAACGAAAGCGCCTTTTACCTTCGCTACGAGCAGGGGAAATATTTTGCCAGCCCCGAGCCGACGATTAACAACATTCTTGCCAGGATCCGCAATACCATCACCGCGCGACAGGTACAGGATCTCCTTGAAGCTACGGCGCGCAAGATCATCACCGGCGGTTCAGGCTTGTTCCATATAGAACACGACGTCGCGCTGCCGGAACATTTGCCTGACGGCAAAGGGAGGCCTGTGCTGGGGGTCGTCGCCCTTGGTGCCGAAACCATTGATGTTGAGGCTATGGTGACTACCAGGGGGGTTAATACACCCCGGCAACAGCAGAACCTCATCTTTCTCCTGGTTCCTGAAACCGTCACTGTCCAAGGAATGTATGATGAGGGAGAGTTATTTGCAAATCGAGGTGTCCAGATACAAGAAGCACGCCAGCGTATCGAAACTATCGCCCGCCAGGTCCAAGCCATGCGCCTCTTGAGCGACAGGCCCCAGAGTTATGGGCTCAACCCCCGTCGGCTGGCGGAAGAAGATTTCCAAAAACGTTTCAGTGAGCGGGAGCAGGGCCTGGTCACCACCGTCGCCAGTATCTATACCCGCTTCTACTATCCGGGGGCAGGAGGGCATATTATCCGCCGCGACCTCAAGACGGCCGGCGGCGAGGGTGGCATACCTTTCATAGAGCAAATCCGCGAAATCTTAATTAAAGATGGCGAGCTTCTCACCGCCAGCAATACCACCCATGCGGACCTTATAAATTTAAGCAAGCTCTTCTTTGACCACGGCGATACCATAACCCTGGCCAAACTGCGGGATAATTTCGCCTGCGTGCGCAGCTGGCCGGTACTGGAGAATGCGGCCGTCTTCGAGCAGATTATCCGCGCCGGGGTGCAGAAGGGCGTATGGTGCCTTTACCGCATGGGCACGGCAGACAGCCTGAAGCCGGCTGAATTTTACCACCAGGAGAACGGCATACCCATGGGGGTCAACCTGGCTGCCGAAGGCTATGGCCTCATTACCGTCCAGGGGGCAAAACAGCGCGGCTGGATAGCCGCCCACCGGCCTGATTCTGACAAGATGGGTGATGACGTTTTCTCCACGGTAAGCGGCAGCGGGGCGGTCAAGATAGAGGAAGTTGCCGAAAACCTGACCGAAAAATACGGGGAAATCCCGGGACCAGACTTCCAGGAGGCTGTGGTGAACCTGGTTAAGAAAGGCCGCCTACTGGCCTTCCGCGGCACGCCGGACCAGCAAGAAAAGCCTGAACTCATCCAGGGGCCCGCTGCCGTCCTTTATACCCCCCAGAAAGGGGACGTGCTGATCACACCGGCAAAAGCGGCGGAACGGGGGTGGCTTAAAGCTAGCGGCCAAACCCTTACCCTGGAGGGCCGGGAAGGTACGGAAAAAATTTTACCCCTGCTGGGGCGGCTGGGCAGCATTTACAACCGGGGCGCCAGGACAACTATTAAAATGCTGGAGCTGACGGACCTGGAGCTTCCAGAAGGGGGGCTCATGCGCATAGAGCTCACCGATGTTACCCCAGGATCGATGAAGGCCCTCGGGGAGCTCTTTGAGGTGCTGGCGGGTGCTGTCGCCAAAGGGGAACGTACAGAGGCCTTCCTGGAAATCGAAAATCCTGACGAAGACTGCCCCTTTATCAAAGAGCTAAAGAAAAGTAAATCAGCCGACAAAGGTAGCGGGGGATAA
- a CDS encoding type II toxin-antitoxin system Phd/YefM family antitoxin: protein MEQVGIRKMKASLSHYIKRVKQGESLIITDRGRPVARLVPFENKIPAAITAMLDKGLASWSGGKPLGVNKYLPVKNGRSIASIVEEDRG, encoded by the coding sequence ATGGAACAGGTCGGTATCAGAAAGATGAAAGCCTCCTTAAGTCACTATATAAAACGAGTTAAGCAGGGGGAATCTCTTATTATTACCGATCGCGGCCGTCCGGTGGCCAGGCTGGTACCGTTTGAAAACAAAATTCCAGCTGCTATTACTGCTATGTTAGATAAAGGCTTGGCGTCATGGTCCGGCGGCAAACCTCTTGGAGTGAATAAATATTTACCGGTTAAAAACGGCCGCTCCATTGCCAGCATCGTGGAGGAAGATCGCGGGTGA
- a CDS encoding type II toxin-antitoxin system VapC family toxin encodes MICYLDTSALIKLYIYEEGSPEVKELVTNSLLVATSKIAYAEARAALARGHREKALEDEIYAQAVEALKDDWRNYFAIEVSDTLIKLAGELAELHQLRGFDAVHLAAALILKQQVKENITVACWDKRLWQALNANNFALLPEKLPGGGMN; translated from the coding sequence GTGATATGTTACCTCGATACCAGTGCTCTGATAAAGCTGTATATTTATGAGGAAGGCTCTCCGGAAGTAAAAGAACTTGTCACCAATTCTCTCCTTGTAGCTACCAGTAAAATTGCCTATGCCGAAGCAAGGGCCGCTCTGGCTAGGGGTCACCGGGAAAAAGCTCTCGAAGATGAAATATACGCCCAGGCCGTCGAAGCTCTCAAAGATGATTGGCGTAATTACTTCGCCATAGAAGTATCAGACACCTTGATAAAGCTGGCCGGAGAATTAGCAGAACTGCATCAATTGCGTGGCTTTGATGCTGTTCATCTGGCAGCAGCATTAATACTCAAACAACAGGTCAAAGAAAATATCACTGTAGCCTGCTGGGATAAAAGGTTATGGCAAGCATTGAACGCCAATAATTTTGCTTTGCTGCCGGAGAAACTTCCTGGCGGCGGTATGAACTGA
- a CDS encoding Uma2 family endonuclease has protein sequence MDAVVREAALTCDNGKPLPPGKMTFEEFLAWCDEDTWAEWVDGEVVVLTPAARKHQDVKGFLYSVIREFLYYKKTGRILDAPFLVRLPETLRRGREPDLLYVSNERIHLLKATYMDGAPDLIVEITSPESLARDRGEKYVEYEAAGVREYWLIDPDRQQAEFYRLGDNGRYHTVAPDASGIYRSEVIPGFWLKVEWLFRDPPPAAIACLKEMSLI, from the coding sequence GTGGATGCCGTGGTGCGGGAGGCAGCTTTAACTTGCGATAATGGTAAGCCCTTACCGCCAGGTAAAATGACTTTCGAGGAGTTCCTGGCCTGGTGCGACGAGGACACCTGGGCAGAGTGGGTGGACGGGGAGGTCGTTGTTTTGACGCCAGCAGCGAGAAAGCACCAGGACGTTAAGGGTTTCTTATATAGTGTTATCCGTGAGTTCTTATATTACAAAAAAACTGGACGAATTCTGGATGCCCCCTTCCTGGTGCGACTGCCGGAAACCTTACGCCGGGGGCGCGAGCCCGACCTCCTTTACGTCAGTAACGAAAGGATCCACCTTTTAAAAGCAACCTACATGGACGGCGCTCCCGATTTGATCGTTGAGATTACTTCTCCCGAAAGCCTAGCCCGGGACAGGGGCGAAAAGTATGTGGAATACGAAGCTGCCGGTGTCAGGGAGTACTGGCTCATTGACCCCGACCGGCAGCAGGCAGAATTTTACCGTCTGGGAGATAATGGTCGTTACCACACCGTAGCACCTGACGCCAGCGGAATTTACCGGTCAGAGGTAATCCCCGGCTTCTGGCTTAAAGTTGAATGGTTATTCCGGGACCCTCCCCCGGCGGCTATAGCCTGCCTCAAGGAAATGAGTTTAATATAA
- the mntA gene encoding type VII toxin-antitoxin system MntA family adenylyltransferase antitoxin yields MMVRLSRKLEKITLSPKQLKSMAGFAGQQGDVLALFLYGSYGTEWQTALSDVDLAVLPMPETSWDYKRELELLDEFCHIGRSDDINLVNLHRVPVTLQMRVLETGRLLYVKDEILLADFKERVIRRYCDFEPDLKNLYRDFDASLREEFL; encoded by the coding sequence ATGATGGTCAGATTGAGCCGTAAATTAGAAAAAATAACCCTTTCTCCCAAGCAATTAAAAAGCATGGCGGGTTTCGCAGGCCAGCAGGGGGATGTCCTGGCCTTGTTTTTATATGGCTCCTACGGTACGGAGTGGCAAACGGCACTATCGGATGTTGATCTGGCTGTACTGCCGATGCCGGAAACCTCGTGGGACTATAAGCGCGAATTGGAGCTGCTGGATGAGTTTTGCCATATTGGACGGAGCGACGATATCAACCTGGTGAACCTGCATCGCGTTCCGGTGACCCTGCAAATGCGGGTATTAGAAACAGGGCGCCTCCTATATGTTAAAGATGAAATACTCCTAGCCGATTTCAAGGAAAGGGTCATTCGCCGTTATTGTGATTTTGAACCCGACTTGAAGAACCTGTACCGGGATTTTGATGCCAGCCTGCGGGAGGAATTTCTGTGA
- the hepT gene encoding type VII toxin-antitoxin system HepT family RNase toxin: MTVDMEKIRQKLQFMRQELRELKKFQGMDLSQFHSNSLYEAAATRMLQVAIEAMLDICAHIISREGWGLPKSYVETVELAARNGLIPQQLEDTYKAMARFRNRVVHLYDEIDAAEIWNVIQNHLDDFRPFIAAVIRRYLS, from the coding sequence GTGACGGTTGATATGGAAAAAATCCGCCAGAAGTTGCAGTTTATGCGGCAAGAATTGAGGGAGCTAAAAAAGTTCCAAGGTATGGATTTAAGCCAGTTCCACTCAAATAGCCTGTACGAAGCCGCCGCCACAAGAATGCTGCAGGTAGCCATCGAAGCTATGCTGGACATTTGTGCTCATATTATCTCCAGAGAAGGGTGGGGATTACCTAAGTCCTACGTCGAAACAGTTGAGCTGGCGGCCCGCAACGGCTTGATACCGCAGCAGCTGGAAGATACCTATAAAGCCATGGCCCGCTTCCGTAACCGGGTAGTCCATCTTTATGACGAAATTGATGCTGCTGAAATCTGGAATGTCATTCAGAACCATCTCGATGATTTTAGACCATTTATAGCTGCAGTAATACGGAGATACTTGAGTTAG
- the glmS gene encoding glutamine--fructose-6-phosphate transaminase (isomerizing): protein MCGIVGYLGPRPAVPILVQGLERLEYRGYDSAGIAVLNGGGLVVEKSAGKLQVLKSRLNGNLNGARVGIGHTRWATHGRPSDVNAHPHLDCTGKFAVVHNGIIENYQELREELTAAGHRFISETDTEVLAHLVEQFYEGDLLQAVLKMLPNLRGSYALAVASAYHPQELVGVRQDSPLIIGLSNGETYLASDIPALLPYTRDTYILENGEVAWIRPEGVNVYDAQGTKRAKEVFHVAWDLQAAEKGGYAHFMLKEIHEQPRALRDTLAGRLQGDGRVRLEGTNFTPEEAAALEKVAIIACGTAHYAGMVGRYIFEKLLRLPVEDDVASEFRYREPVLNERTLGLVISQSGETADTLASLREAKKAGAPVLAITNVVGSSVAREADHIIYTWAGPEIAVASTKAYLTQVGALYLLALYLGERRGAAPWAPGLARGLKELPGRVEEVLKLEPRIRELAGRMAAHEHAFFIGRGLDYPVSLEGALKLKEISYLHAEAYAAGELKHGTLALIEEGTPVVALATQAELLEKMLSNIKEVKARGAWVLALTQEGNTAVAAEADAVLYLPPVPSLLAPVVTVVPLQLLAYYTAVARGCDVDKPRNLAKSVTVE from the coding sequence ATGTGCGGTATCGTTGGTTATCTGGGCCCGCGCCCGGCGGTCCCCATATTGGTTCAGGGACTGGAAAGGCTGGAATACCGGGGTTATGATTCTGCCGGTATAGCGGTATTGAACGGCGGGGGGTTGGTAGTAGAAAAGAGCGCGGGCAAGCTCCAAGTCCTGAAAAGCCGTCTCAATGGCAATCTTAACGGTGCCCGGGTAGGCATCGGCCACACCCGCTGGGCCACCCACGGCCGGCCGTCCGACGTCAACGCCCATCCCCACCTGGACTGCACGGGCAAGTTTGCCGTCGTCCACAACGGCATCATCGAAAACTACCAGGAACTGCGGGAAGAGCTTACGGCCGCCGGTCACCGCTTTATTTCCGAGACGGATACGGAAGTCCTGGCCCACCTGGTGGAACAATTTTATGAAGGCGACCTGCTGCAGGCAGTCCTCAAGATGCTGCCTAACTTACGCGGCTCCTATGCCCTGGCCGTGGCCAGCGCCTACCACCCCCAGGAGCTGGTGGGGGTACGCCAGGACAGCCCCCTCATTATCGGCCTATCCAACGGCGAGACCTACCTGGCTTCGGATATACCGGCCCTGTTGCCCTACACCCGTGATACTTACATCCTGGAAAACGGCGAGGTGGCCTGGATCAGGCCCGAAGGAGTAAATGTCTATGATGCCCAGGGTACCAAGCGGGCCAAGGAAGTTTTCCATGTGGCCTGGGACCTTCAGGCGGCAGAAAAGGGCGGCTATGCCCACTTCATGCTGAAAGAGATCCACGAGCAGCCGCGGGCCTTAAGGGATACCCTGGCGGGCCGCCTGCAGGGTGACGGCCGGGTGCGCCTGGAAGGCACTAACTTCACGCCGGAAGAAGCGGCGGCCCTGGAGAAAGTCGCCATCATTGCCTGCGGTACGGCCCATTACGCCGGCATGGTCGGCAGGTATATCTTCGAGAAATTGCTGCGCCTGCCGGTGGAAGACGACGTCGCTTCGGAATTTCGTTACCGGGAGCCGGTTCTCAACGAACGCACCCTGGGCCTGGTCATCAGCCAGTCCGGGGAAACGGCCGACACCCTGGCCAGCCTGCGGGAGGCTAAGAAAGCCGGGGCACCGGTGCTGGCCATTACCAACGTCGTCGGCAGCTCGGTGGCCAGGGAGGCGGACCACATCATCTACACCTGGGCGGGGCCGGAAATCGCCGTAGCCTCCACCAAGGCTTATTTAACCCAGGTGGGGGCCCTCTATCTCCTGGCCCTGTACCTGGGAGAAAGGCGCGGCGCGGCTCCCTGGGCACCCGGGCTGGCCCGGGGCCTCAAGGAATTGCCGGGCCGCGTGGAGGAAGTATTAAAGCTGGAGCCCCGGATACGCGAGCTGGCCGGCCGCATGGCTGCCCACGAACACGCCTTTTTCATCGGCCGCGGCCTGGATTACCCCGTCTCCCTAGAAGGGGCCTTGAAGCTGAAGGAGATCTCCTACCTCCATGCCGAGGCTTACGCGGCCGGGGAATTAAAGCACGGCACCCTGGCCTTGATCGAAGAAGGCACGCCAGTGGTGGCCCTGGCCACCCAGGCGGAACTCCTGGAGAAGATGCTCAGCAATATCAAGGAAGTTAAGGCCCGGGGCGCCTGGGTGCTGGCCCTGACCCAGGAAGGCAACACAGCGGTAGCCGCCGAGGCCGACGCCGTCCTCTACCTGCCGCCTGTACCGTCCCTGCTGGCGCCGGTGGTGACGGTAGTGCCCCTGCAGCTCCTGGCCTACTATACCGCCGTCGCCCGCGGCTGCGACGTCGATAAACCGCGCAATCTCGCAAAGAGCGTGACGGTGGAGTAG
- the glmM gene encoding phosphoglucosamine mutase, translating into MAKLFGTDGVRGVANAGLTPELAFRLGRAGAAVLAGPEGRARVVVGRDTRISGDMLEAALVAGICSVGGDVLKVGVVPTPAVAWLTRALEADAGVVISASHNPVADNGIKFFSASGHKLPDPVEEEIERLVLEPEDNLPRPVGMELGRVRELEEAAERYIAHICSTAGRGLAGLRVVLDCAYGAACRVAPAVFQRLGAEIYPLHNTPDGTNINVGCGSTHPEVLQAEVVARGADVGLAFDGDADRVIAVDEKGQVVDGDAIMTILALYRQEQGGLPGGQVVVTVMSNFGLHQALTAAGLRVHQTRVGDRYVLEEMLRTGAVLGGEQSGHIILLEHNTTGDGLLTGVQLLQVMAATGRPLSELAAAMPHLPQLLVNVTVADKEAAMASPALLAAVAAAREQLAGRGRVLVRPSGTEPIIRLMVEGPDREELEAIMAGLQRAAAGL; encoded by the coding sequence ATGGCAAAGTTATTCGGTACTGACGGAGTCCGCGGGGTGGCCAACGCCGGCCTTACCCCGGAGTTAGCCTTTCGCCTGGGACGCGCCGGCGCCGCCGTGCTGGCGGGGCCGGAAGGCCGGGCCAGGGTGGTGGTGGGCCGGGACACGCGTATTTCCGGCGATATGCTGGAAGCCGCCCTGGTGGCCGGCATTTGTTCTGTCGGGGGGGACGTCCTGAAGGTAGGGGTGGTGCCTACCCCGGCGGTAGCCTGGTTGACCCGGGCCCTGGAAGCCGATGCCGGCGTAGTGATCTCGGCGTCCCACAATCCCGTGGCGGACAACGGCATTAAATTCTTCAGCGCCAGCGGGCACAAACTGCCCGACCCGGTGGAAGAAGAGATTGAACGGCTGGTGCTGGAACCGGAAGATAACCTGCCCCGGCCGGTTGGCATGGAGCTGGGGCGGGTGCGGGAGCTGGAGGAGGCTGCCGAGCGCTACATTGCCCATATCTGCAGTACCGCCGGGCGGGGCCTGGCCGGCCTGCGGGTGGTGCTGGACTGCGCCTATGGTGCCGCCTGCCGGGTCGCGCCGGCGGTTTTCCAGCGCCTGGGGGCGGAAATTTACCCCTTGCATAATACCCCCGATGGGACTAATATAAACGTCGGGTGCGGTTCCACCCACCCGGAGGTTCTCCAGGCTGAGGTTGTCGCCCGGGGGGCCGATGTGGGCCTGGCCTTTGACGGCGACGCCGACCGGGTGATTGCCGTGGATGAAAAGGGGCAGGTGGTCGATGGCGATGCCATCATGACCATCCTGGCCCTGTACCGCCAGGAGCAGGGAGGCCTGCCCGGCGGCCAGGTAGTGGTGACGGTGATGAGCAACTTCGGCCTCCACCAGGCCCTCACGGCAGCGGGCCTGCGTGTGCACCAGACCCGGGTCGGCGACCGCTATGTCCTGGAGGAGATGCTACGGACGGGTGCCGTTCTGGGCGGCGAGCAGTCAGGCCACATTATCCTCCTGGAACATAATACTACCGGTGATGGCCTGCTTACCGGGGTGCAGCTGTTACAGGTCATGGCCGCCACCGGCCGGCCCCTGTCGGAACTGGCGGCTGCCATGCCCCACCTGCCCCAGCTACTGGTCAATGTAACGGTGGCTGATAAAGAGGCCGCCATGGCCAGCCCTGCCCTCCTGGCAGCCGTAGCGGCGGCCCGGGAGCAGCTGGCGGGCCGGGGCCGGGTCCTGGTCAGGCCTTCGGGAACAGAACCCATTATCCGTCTCATGGTAGAAGGCCCGGACAGGGAAGAGCTGGAGGCCATTATGGCTGGCCTGCAGCGAGCTGCCGCCGGGTTGTGA